From Mycoplasmopsis gallinacea, the proteins below share one genomic window:
- the tsf gene encoding translation elongation factor Ts, with translation MADNKMELIKELRQRTNSALVDCKKALEATAYDIEAAIKWLKDNGIVKAAKKAGRVAAEGAVTAVGNDKSALLVEINSETDFVAKNDKFIMLLDKVANAIYNANVETTEEALTVKLDDNQTVEQALVDATAVIGEKISLRRIKRVNAMDNQVLGIYVHANGQVASVVVVNGSNANVARDVAMHVAAMNPEFDLVNEIPSERMEEIKKGFVEPNGFANKPENIREKIVSGWLDKQLSEFVLAKQPFVMDDGVTVEKYLANSGCELVKSYRFEVGEGIEKVQSNFAEEVSSQVWLMDNIKHFA, from the coding sequence ATGGCTGACAACAAAATGGAACTTATTAAAGAATTAAGACAAAGAACTAATTCTGCTCTTGTTGACTGTAAAAAAGCTTTAGAAGCTACAGCATACGACATTGAAGCTGCTATCAAATGACTTAAAGACAATGGAATTGTAAAAGCTGCTAAAAAAGCAGGTAGAGTTGCTGCAGAAGGTGCTGTAACAGCTGTTGGAAACGATAAGTCTGCTTTACTTGTAGAAATTAACTCAGAAACAGACTTCGTTGCTAAAAACGATAAGTTTATTATGCTTCTTGACAAAGTTGCAAATGCTATTTATAATGCAAATGTTGAAACGACAGAAGAAGCATTAACTGTGAAATTAGACGATAACCAAACTGTTGAACAAGCTCTTGTTGATGCAACAGCAGTTATTGGAGAAAAAATTAGTCTTCGTCGTATTAAACGTGTAAATGCTATGGATAACCAAGTATTAGGAATTTATGTTCATGCTAATGGTCAAGTAGCATCAGTTGTTGTTGTAAACGGTTCAAATGCTAATGTAGCAAGAGACGTTGCAATGCATGTTGCTGCTATGAATCCAGAATTTGACCTTGTAAACGAAATACCATCAGAAAGAATGGAAGAAATCAAAAAAGGATTTGTAGAACCAAATGGTTTTGCTAATAAACCAGAAAACATTCGTGAAAAAATTGTTTCAGGATGACTTGATAAACAATTATCAGAGTTTGTTCTTGCTAAACAACCTTTTGTTATGGATGATGGTGTTACAGTCGAAAAATATCTTGCAAACAGTGGTTGTGAGTTAGTTAAATCTTATAGATTCGAAGTAGGTGAAGGTATTGAAAAAGTTCAATCAAACTTTGCTGAAGAAGTATCAAGTCAAGTATGGTTAATGGATAATATTAAACATTTCGCATAA
- the rpsB gene encoding 30S ribosomal protein S2: MTQQKEKETKQPIVSKEKLLEAGAYFGHKASNWNPKMKDFIVPHKKNRGSHIIDITKTQKYLEFAYSLVNKLASRNAQFIFVGTKKQARAAVKEAAERTNSLYVTERWLGGTLTNNSTIMSRVKKMEELEAKAKGEFKGYTKKEALDKMRELEKLHKNLDGIRNMKRLPQVMIVADPNEDAIAVKEAKRKKIKVIGILDTNSDPDSLDFGIPANDDSAKSITLIMTVLADAIAKAQGKPQLFAYQDEEKVVLPDFGKKANAEVENNQPANESK, encoded by the coding sequence ATGACACAACAAAAAGAAAAAGAAACAAAACAACCTATTGTTTCTAAAGAGAAATTATTAGAAGCTGGTGCTTACTTTGGACATAAAGCTTCAAACTGAAATCCAAAAATGAAAGATTTCATTGTTCCTCACAAAAAAAATAGAGGATCACACATTATCGATATTACAAAAACACAAAAATACTTAGAATTTGCTTATTCACTTGTTAATAAATTAGCATCAAGAAATGCACAATTTATTTTCGTTGGAACAAAAAAACAAGCCCGTGCTGCTGTTAAAGAAGCTGCTGAAAGAACAAATTCATTATACGTTACAGAAAGATGACTTGGTGGAACACTTACAAACAACTCAACAATTATGTCACGTGTAAAGAAAATGGAAGAGCTTGAAGCTAAAGCTAAAGGTGAATTCAAAGGATACACCAAAAAAGAAGCTCTTGACAAAATGAGAGAACTTGAAAAATTACACAAAAACCTTGATGGTATTAGAAACATGAAACGTTTACCACAAGTTATGATTGTAGCAGACCCTAATGAAGATGCTATCGCTGTTAAAGAAGCAAAAAGAAAGAAAATCAAAGTTATTGGTATTTTAGATACAAACTCAGATCCAGATTCATTAGACTTTGGAATTCCTGCTAACGATGATTCAGCAAAATCAATTACACTTATTATGACAGTTTTAGCTGATGCTATTGCTAAAGCTCAAGGAAAACCACAACTTTTCGCTTACCAAGATGAAGAAAAAGTTGTATTACCAGATTTTGGTAAAAAAGCAAACGCTGAAGTTGAAAACAACCAACCAGCTAACGAAAGCAAATAA
- a CDS encoding PDxFFG protein, producing the protein MRKLSLKAKVLISLGIIAAGTSATFAGMFAFANNSDEVKGSKWSNDKTRLVNRFDVIYDAQGELKPEINIVSPSKKDIVGSMSADGTQFWWNESKDQKMSFDDFYENYFKFYNDGFILEVKYGSFSFYNEYVLAVRPKQFIDFTKWFMSEVSWGPDILTLDSFRIVPGVEQNGNSITLGSHSTLHKEESEIKFFPDAFFGSLPIYNSNSGAGNATDALAYKLFEDLQDKSTIDSILKNIPLSTSIKNDSHVYQNGQKTSKLSSFRSILTPGKLTGKEFLVATMRNELKGRDESILLPLGTTEEQFNAYKTEFEKDLPNLTFDQFVQRKIADVELNGAGSSTSTGTLVLKLEKVQDSASLKNEVTIHSGFNTTHATYFNEKILREAIEKDLVHFLDFYDMNSYLNQEVFIYDNNGASPTRYFDSKIRALNEIKNFDVANEKQIKSYTLTKVSVDNKILHIVLTNAQGREYHDYFDAQNLSDSEFRRFEEFKDALAYGGAISPITLSYSPEDISIVDENGTPIRGLSSRKYQLYNETYAGLIDRVTQKYPYLLKEQFGPYIEKKLNDKGYYEYALKEGRHLALSDKDRIGLPLVLSVSIDNFEGISTDFLKYVAAHEYGHHFTLEKGQALDRENNGVVVGGIRTRGGVSESSYYSNFALKNYLDARTNLEYRRVNVKGEPNDRGSFIQFRYIKNDGTKSEWESYSDIWGAATNPADVLDVVRNKQRRFLQDFKGMQEAAKLRDVKLGDLFIANSFDENSGTLNPYIVGTPKAWLKENEDSEVKYTEINAEKIFNEIRDGEGNPLSYTKNENGTIQFSFFEYAQEPDYANDQKAIISKVKLVKKDGTPFINVPLNVELEEAEWNYISDQVHLVEAALESLVNHNFYDSGWNTGSTFIGGELNSQFTNLFGGSDMNWYFEAAKARKNANEKNPATNLITHEGDDARKAFQYFAVNKDASIDQFMVAVVNSFLTSFRETDVTAQNNTLLARNIYFGAGYNPILSFVDQENNFVSKYSIPTGANSTFLANNKKIDGLILSGFNLPYMRSRFTSLAKGESFLKENLNTDLNFSLSPANQIYAAIGLLSFVDDTWHNQDQAAEYVYGNANKTTFALFNENNEVVLPRDIFTVQRMNTFKGGLVKKLGYNAYYASTQKAFNSIHNAVLDDFKVTYTLNDQEYTTAAFSSVPALFEFGSLDYSQATPVRKVLVNDQGAEQVIYEFNWNVDYVKTKFNLERFKEGLLTEATDETRENINQIANDEQLLANELIKRFRNSDLFLMVKDFNPATDLVANQAIFSNEYGISQLNPVFAENFVFENLENKIGKFTPSDLQEYFHKMFEKKEEGLSAYADTYDLYTFMGNHLAWDNRGIYTTEGYQLDPLEYGFLRIFYSEFSNGVPSSDVSDYNFTRTEPLLNDKFTDYIYSISETLTRDFVQTTFIPASTDFNNLPSYFSNVNEANTGFDYIIDASKLQYWNERKNTNTDISEGIRAAEEALIWKDNISYLISEFVDNAYKTSLLGNQNRKIIKERQGVEADLELLNASDWQDKLQQKIDSINSQIETINQNEELSQEQKDAQIQPLQEQLNKYTEFKALDVEDKTAKVEELKTKIKTLNDQTNENAKAINQILKPRSEKFIKFKDEKFKPWLNSNIFFDDGSRTSSYFGKFITKSNGFFKDEFEKATIGMQLYNENREAIVDETIRLKDFDGNAITSRPKAFFVSQMMNYGVGNRTVAGIFRNKKLDAIAMYGYMPTKQLQNVTQIKFTDVKTGEVKYAPINKDKTNNVFYYEKQGDPSSKVTIEDLGYSSWISDYAIMAKYRDTLLVPLHKYYVDFANDKGETAYVNENGEVVFGEANKNLARLFTIGDLSQISENGKDPAQSPSVLAAEKTEPNDDAEPTKTGRSILSIDFQFNITG; encoded by the coding sequence ATGAGAAAACTTTCTCTTAAAGCGAAAGTCCTTATTTCATTAGGAATTATAGCCGCTGGTACAAGTGCTACTTTTGCCGGAATGTTTGCTTTTGCTAATAATTCTGATGAAGTCAAGGGAAGCAAATGATCTAATGACAAAACAAGACTTGTAAACCGTTTTGATGTTATTTATGATGCACAAGGTGAGCTAAAACCTGAAATTAACATTGTAAGTCCTTCAAAAAAAGATATTGTTGGTTCAATGTCTGCTGATGGTACACAGTTTTGATGAAATGAGTCTAAAGATCAAAAAATGAGCTTCGATGATTTTTACGAAAATTATTTCAAGTTTTACAATGATGGATTTATCTTAGAAGTTAAATATGGTTCATTTAGTTTTTACAATGAGTATGTTTTAGCAGTTCGTCCAAAACAATTCATTGATTTTACTAAATGATTTATGAGCGAAGTTTCATGAGGGCCAGATATTTTAACCTTAGATAGCTTTAGAATTGTGCCCGGAGTTGAACAAAATGGTAACTCAATTACTCTTGGATCTCACTCTACATTACACAAAGAAGAAAGTGAAATTAAATTCTTCCCAGATGCATTTTTTGGATCACTCCCAATTTATAATTCAAACTCAGGAGCTGGAAATGCAACTGATGCTTTAGCATATAAATTATTTGAAGATCTTCAAGATAAGAGCACAATTGACTCAATTTTAAAAAATATCCCTCTTTCTACATCTATTAAAAATGATTCGCATGTTTATCAAAATGGACAAAAAACTTCAAAACTTAGTTCATTTAGATCAATTCTTACACCTGGTAAACTTACTGGCAAAGAATTTCTTGTTGCTACAATGCGTAATGAACTTAAAGGAAGAGATGAATCAATTCTTCTTCCGCTTGGAACAACAGAAGAACAATTTAATGCTTATAAAACAGAATTTGAAAAAGATTTACCTAATTTAACTTTCGATCAATTTGTACAAAGAAAAATTGCAGATGTAGAATTAAATGGAGCCGGTTCTTCAACAAGCACAGGTACATTAGTATTAAAACTTGAAAAAGTGCAAGATAGCGCTTCACTTAAAAATGAAGTTACTATCCATAGCGGATTTAACACAACTCATGCTACATATTTTAATGAGAAAATTTTAAGAGAAGCAATTGAGAAAGATTTAGTACACTTTTTAGATTTTTATGACATGAATTCATACTTAAATCAAGAAGTATTTATCTATGATAATAACGGAGCAAGTCCAACTCGCTACTTTGATTCGAAAATTAGAGCTTTAAATGAAATTAAAAACTTTGATGTTGCAAATGAAAAACAAATCAAATCTTATACATTAACTAAAGTAAGTGTGGATAATAAAATTCTTCACATTGTTTTAACTAATGCTCAAGGAAGAGAATACCACGATTATTTTGACGCTCAAAACTTAAGTGATTCAGAATTTAGACGTTTTGAAGAATTTAAAGATGCTCTTGCTTATGGTGGTGCTATTTCTCCAATTACTCTTTCATATAGTCCTGAAGATATTTCAATTGTTGATGAAAACGGAACTCCAATTAGAGGTCTTTCATCAAGAAAATATCAACTTTATAATGAAACATATGCAGGTTTAATTGATAGGGTTACTCAAAAATATCCTTACTTATTAAAAGAACAATTTGGTCCATACATTGAAAAAAAACTTAACGATAAAGGATACTATGAATATGCTTTAAAAGAAGGAAGACACCTTGCTTTAAGTGATAAAGATAGAATCGGACTTCCTTTAGTGCTTTCAGTTTCAATTGATAATTTTGAAGGTATTTCTACAGATTTCCTTAAATATGTTGCTGCCCATGAATATGGCCACCACTTTACACTTGAAAAAGGTCAAGCTCTTGATAGAGAAAATAACGGGGTTGTTGTTGGTGGAATTAGAACTAGAGGTGGAGTTTCTGAATCATCATATTACTCAAATTTTGCCCTTAAAAACTATTTAGATGCAAGAACTAATCTTGAATATAGAAGAGTTAACGTTAAAGGTGAACCAAATGATAGAGGATCATTTATTCAATTTAGATACATCAAAAATGATGGAACTAAGAGTGAATGAGAATCATATAGCGATATTTGAGGAGCTGCAACTAACCCAGCTGATGTTTTAGATGTTGTAAGAAACAAACAGAGAAGATTCTTACAAGATTTCAAAGGAATGCAAGAAGCAGCTAAATTACGTGATGTAAAATTAGGTGATTTATTCATTGCTAACTCATTTGATGAAAACTCTGGAACATTAAACCCATATATCGTAGGTACTCCTAAAGCATGACTTAAAGAAAATGAAGATTCAGAAGTTAAATACACTGAAATTAATGCAGAAAAAATCTTTAACGAAATTCGTGATGGAGAAGGAAACCCTTTATCTTACACTAAAAATGAAAATGGAACAATTCAATTTAGCTTCTTTGAATATGCTCAAGAACCTGATTATGCAAATGATCAAAAAGCAATTATTTCAAAAGTTAAACTTGTTAAAAAAGATGGAACTCCATTTATCAATGTACCATTAAATGTAGAGCTTGAAGAAGCTGAATGAAATTACATTTCAGATCAAGTTCACCTTGTGGAAGCTGCACTTGAAAGCCTTGTTAACCACAATTTCTATGATAGTGGATGAAATACAGGTTCAACTTTCATTGGTGGTGAGTTAAACTCACAATTTACCAACCTTTTTGGTGGAAGTGATATGAATTGATATTTTGAAGCTGCTAAAGCTAGAAAAAACGCAAACGAAAAAAATCCTGCTACTAACTTAATTACTCATGAAGGTGATGATGCTAGAAAAGCATTCCAATACTTTGCTGTAAATAAAGATGCTTCAATAGATCAATTTATGGTTGCAGTTGTAAACTCATTTTTAACAAGTTTTCGGGAAACAGATGTTACTGCTCAAAATAACACACTACTTGCAAGAAATATTTATTTTGGTGCTGGATATAATCCAATTCTTTCATTTGTGGATCAAGAAAATAATTTTGTTTCAAAATACTCAATTCCAACTGGAGCAAATTCTACTTTCTTAGCAAATAACAAAAAAATAGATGGATTGATTCTTAGTGGATTTAACTTACCATATATGAGAAGTAGATTCACAAGTCTTGCCAAAGGTGAAAGCTTCTTAAAAGAGAATTTAAATACAGACTTAAACTTCTCACTTTCACCAGCTAACCAAATTTATGCTGCAATTGGTCTTCTTTCTTTCGTTGATGATACATGACATAATCAAGATCAAGCTGCAGAATATGTATATGGAAATGCAAACAAAACAACATTTGCTTTATTTAACGAAAACAATGAAGTAGTACTTCCTAGAGACATTTTCACAGTTCAGAGAATGAATACTTTTAAAGGTGGACTTGTAAAAAAACTTGGTTACAATGCATATTATGCAAGTACTCAAAAAGCATTTAATTCAATTCACAATGCTGTTTTAGATGATTTTAAAGTAACTTATACATTAAATGATCAAGAGTATACAACAGCTGCATTTAGCTCAGTTCCTGCTTTATTTGAATTCGGTTCACTTGATTATTCACAAGCTACTCCAGTAAGAAAAGTTCTTGTAAATGATCAAGGTGCAGAGCAAGTTATTTATGAATTTAACTGAAATGTAGATTATGTAAAAACTAAATTTAACTTAGAAAGATTCAAAGAAGGTCTTTTAACAGAAGCAACAGATGAAACTAGAGAAAACATTAATCAAATTGCAAATGATGAACAATTACTTGCAAATGAATTAATCAAACGTTTCAGAAATTCTGATTTATTCTTAATGGTTAAAGATTTTAACCCTGCAACTGATTTAGTTGCTAACCAAGCAATTTTCTCAAATGAATATGGAATTAGCCAATTAAACCCAGTATTTGCTGAAAACTTTGTGTTTGAAAATCTAGAAAACAAAATAGGAAAATTCACACCTAGTGATTTACAAGAATACTTCCACAAAATGTTTGAGAAAAAAGAAGAAGGCCTTTCAGCATATGCAGATACATATGATTTATACACATTTATGGGTAACCATCTTGCATGAGATAATCGTGGTATTTATACAACTGAAGGATATCAACTTGACCCACTTGAATATGGATTTTTAAGAATTTTCTACAGTGAATTTTCAAATGGTGTTCCTTCAAGTGATGTTTCAGATTACAATTTCACAAGAACTGAACCACTTTTAAATGACAAATTTACTGACTATATTTACTCTATTTCAGAAACATTAACTCGTGATTTTGTCCAAACAACATTTATCCCTGCTTCAACTGACTTTAATAACTTACCAAGTTACTTTAGTAATGTAAATGAAGCTAACACAGGATTTGACTACATTATCGATGCTTCAAAACTTCAATATTGAAATGAACGCAAAAACACAAACACAGATATTTCTGAAGGAATTAGAGCAGCTGAAGAAGCTCTTATTTGAAAAGATAACATTAGCTACCTTATTTCTGAATTTGTTGATAATGCTTATAAAACATCACTTCTTGGAAATCAAAATAGAAAAATTATCAAAGAAAGACAAGGTGTTGAAGCTGATTTAGAGCTTCTTAATGCGTCTGATTGACAAGACAAACTTCAACAAAAAATTGATTCAATTAATTCACAAATTGAAACAATTAATCAAAACGAAGAATTATCACAAGAACAAAAAGATGCTCAAATTCAACCGCTTCAAGAACAATTAAACAAATATACAGAATTTAAAGCATTAGATGTTGAAGATAAAACAGCTAAAGTTGAAGAACTTAAGACAAAAATCAAAACTCTTAATGACCAAACAAATGAAAATGCTAAAGCAATTAATCAAATTCTTAAACCAAGAAGCGAAAAATTCATTAAATTCAAAGATGAAAAATTCAAGCCATGATTAAATAGCAACATTTTCTTTGATGATGGAAGCAGAACATCATCATACTTTGGAAAATTCATCACAAAAAGTAATGGATTCTTCAAAGATGAATTCGAAAAAGCAACTATTGGAATGCAACTTTATAACGAAAATAGAGAAGCAATTGTAGATGAAACAATTAGACTTAAAGACTTTGATGGAAATGCAATTACTTCAAGACCTAAAGCATTCTTTGTGTCACAAATGATGAACTATGGAGTTGGAAACCGTACTGTTGCAGGAATTTTCAGAAATAAAAAACTTGATGCAATTGCTATGTATGGATACATGCCAACAAAACAACTTCAAAACGTTACACAAATTAAATTCACAGATGTTAAAACTGGAGAAGTTAAATATGCTCCAATTAACAAAGATAAAACAAATAATGTATTCTACTATGAAAAACAAGGTGATCCATCTTCAAAAGTAACAATTGAAGATCTTGGATACTCATCATGAATTTCAGATTACGCTATTATGGCTAAATATCGTGATACATTACTTGTACCACTTCACAAATACTATGTTGATTTTGCTAACGATAAAGGTGAAACTGCATATGTAAATGAAAATGGTGAAGTTGTCTTTGGTGAAGCTAATAAAAATTTAGCGCGCTTATTTACAATTGGTGATTTAAGCCAAATTTCAGAAAATGGTAAAGATCCTGCTCAATCACCTTCTGTTCTTGCAGCTGAAAAAACAGAGCCAAATGATGATGCAGAGCCAACAAAAACAGGTAGATCAATTCTTTCAATTGATTTCCAATTTAACATAACAGGATAG
- a CDS encoding ABC transporter substrate-binding protein, which produces MNSYFKKSRKYLLGFTLAASSFSVLSVVACAPGSTSQNAKGYDFGLTSEPLNNLNYIKFKSVDKILPSLVDSFMKSGPSDSLKSILKTNKFTMTMTNVGTDRTTSNFDEFFKKNLENFRSKDGKGNITNSYYTLDDFGFIGGTGAPVLSDISNSSTIYAFRNPKNSNNYMAFSGYMNKGKNIWSNGDVITAQDLRDYFEYILDLNTGSQKLETIKKYSIRGAEQFITAQKEYALKHNESYKNPWGRRSYIQDPWGKSYIQDPNQEVWTSQVPGDEAEVQAIKEAALSFGFYTGQYFLDYTNEEIVESNNLPENFDRSIDLNAETQKWAIKRNNVVKEVTLVKNPYLNPYQEYALEEATSEEWEAFNEYYKEKQATDPETPALSEEQKDQMKLSHSKIVGKLKTLSLDSYSFTMIFDENKTPDLNFLVGQIIENIYPANRKYIETEGGGIQNYGSDPKKVLTSGPFVIEPGDIVLGPQGYIVLTKNKDYFEAANTVSNKIKIFFSTDRNINATLFEDGYISQTYIPANKINSYWSNPAYKDYLNKNSGYGTIAYAFNLDQETKGTSWLQDEDLRNAIYYAIDREKVLKSVGWDFSFPVTTWTAYGQYRLFDGRNLEYYFEGEDIKTKNGVTVPIQNYDFLVHLSKSFNFEKTYRKDDSYLPKTAQDYLARFKAKHPELDKVTIQFLNNSTDEQKKAGSYLREALRQAFGSYVQLEIKSLPENTFVAYLDEGEWDIVYQNFDRLGGNGAQDYVYVFFKEDEIDTFTQKSTGFKTNPSGGYTYANYLSELILNAYKANGQESSKYNIVQPYFSFIETQVKEYAKANNIDFDAIANSNDYFNKTKFISENIDAIMEIINQNKAQESSLNEKALSKRFVANAIEYLLSKNLFGIQLSRIQKAINLYFASTLTSEQIQELTNATKDRLLIKDARLWNKFIELAYQKSDESLTDYSARLDSFFTGNFTDKEVEEKWDTQLIFSFIATLEKIIRDGAFVVPLMEVDTNWEITRVGGVNSLFTFSLQYAYDYTNPPRPGLPRKKG; this is translated from the coding sequence GTGAATAGTTATTTCAAAAAATCTAGAAAATATCTTTTAGGTTTCACACTTGCAGCTAGTTCATTTTCAGTGCTAAGTGTGGTTGCTTGTGCTCCAGGTAGCACTTCTCAAAATGCTAAAGGATATGATTTTGGATTAACAAGTGAACCGTTAAATAATCTTAACTACATTAAATTCAAATCTGTAGATAAGATTCTCCCATCACTTGTTGACTCATTTATGAAAAGTGGACCATCAGATTCACTTAAATCAATTTTAAAAACCAATAAATTCACAATGACAATGACTAATGTTGGTACAGACCGTACAACTTCAAACTTTGATGAATTCTTTAAAAAGAATCTGGAAAACTTTAGAAGCAAAGACGGAAAAGGAAACATTACAAATAGTTACTATACTTTAGATGATTTTGGATTTATTGGTGGAACTGGAGCGCCAGTTCTTAGTGATATTTCAAATTCATCAACTATTTATGCATTCAGAAACCCTAAAAACAGTAACAACTACATGGCTTTTAGTGGTTACATGAACAAAGGTAAAAACATTTGAAGCAATGGGGATGTAATTACAGCTCAAGATCTTCGTGATTACTTTGAATATATCTTAGATTTAAATACAGGTAGCCAAAAACTTGAAACAATCAAAAAATACTCAATTAGAGGTGCAGAGCAATTTATTACAGCTCAAAAAGAATATGCTTTAAAACACAATGAAAGTTACAAAAACCCATGAGGTAGAAGAAGCTACATCCAAGATCCTTGAGGAAAATCATACATCCAAGATCCAAATCAAGAAGTATGAACTTCTCAAGTTCCAGGTGATGAAGCTGAAGTGCAAGCAATTAAAGAGGCAGCTTTAAGTTTTGGATTTTACACAGGACAATACTTTTTAGATTACACTAACGAAGAAATTGTAGAAAGCAACAACCTTCCTGAAAACTTCGATAGATCAATTGATTTAAATGCTGAGACTCAAAAATGAGCTATTAAACGTAATAATGTAGTTAAAGAAGTTACTTTAGTTAAAAATCCTTACCTTAATCCATACCAAGAATATGCACTTGAAGAAGCTACTTCTGAAGAATGAGAAGCTTTTAACGAATATTACAAAGAAAAACAAGCAACTGATCCTGAAACTCCAGCACTTAGCGAAGAGCAAAAAGATCAAATGAAGCTTTCACACTCTAAAATCGTTGGAAAACTTAAAACTCTTAGTTTAGATTCATATAGCTTTACAATGATTTTTGACGAAAACAAAACACCTGATTTAAACTTCTTAGTTGGACAAATTATCGAAAACATTTATCCTGCTAACCGTAAGTACATTGAAACTGAAGGTGGTGGAATTCAAAACTATGGATCAGATCCTAAGAAAGTGTTAACAAGTGGTCCATTTGTGATTGAACCAGGTGATATTGTGCTTGGTCCTCAAGGATACATTGTATTAACTAAAAACAAAGATTACTTTGAAGCAGCCAATACAGTATCAAACAAAATTAAAATATTCTTCTCAACAGATAGAAACATTAATGCAACTCTTTTTGAAGATGGATATATTTCACAAACATATATTCCAGCTAACAAAATTAATAGTTACTGATCAAATCCTGCTTACAAAGATTACCTTAATAAAAACTCGGGGTATGGAACAATTGCTTATGCATTTAACTTAGATCAAGAAACTAAAGGAACAAGTTGACTTCAAGATGAAGATTTAAGAAATGCCATTTATTATGCAATTGACCGTGAAAAAGTGCTTAAATCAGTAGGATGAGATTTCTCATTCCCAGTTACAACATGAACAGCTTATGGACAATACCGTTTATTTGATGGTAGAAACTTAGAATACTACTTTGAAGGTGAAGATATTAAAACCAAAAATGGAGTTACAGTTCCAATTCAAAATTATGACTTCTTGGTGCACCTTTCAAAAAGCTTTAACTTCGAAAAAACATACCGTAAGGATGATTCATATTTACCTAAAACAGCTCAAGATTACCTTGCTCGTTTCAAAGCAAAACATCCAGAACTTGATAAGGTGACAATCCAATTTCTTAATAACTCAACTGATGAGCAGAAAAAAGCTGGTTCATACCTTCGTGAAGCTTTAAGACAAGCTTTTGGTTCATATGTGCAATTAGAAATTAAGAGCTTACCAGAAAATACCTTTGTTGCTTACCTTGATGAAGGGGAATGAGACATTGTTTACCAAAACTTTGACCGTCTTGGTGGTAATGGTGCTCAAGATTACGTTTATGTATTCTTTAAAGAAGACGAAATTGATACCTTTACTCAAAAAAGCACTGGATTTAAAACTAACCCAAGTGGTGGATACACATATGCAAATTACTTAAGCGAACTTATTTTAAATGCATATAAAGCAAATGGGCAAGAATCTTCAAAATACAACATTGTTCAGCCATACTTTAGTTTTATTGAAACACAAGTTAAAGAATATGCTAAAGCAAATAACATCGATTTTGATGCAATAGCTAACTCGAATGATTACTTTAATAAAACAAAATTTATTAGCGAAAACATTGATGCAATTATGGAAATTATTAACCAAAATAAAGCACAAGAATCTAGTTTAAACGAAAAAGCTCTTTCAAAACGTTTTGTTGCTAATGCGATTGAATACCTTTTAAGTAAAAACTTATTTGGAATTCAACTTTCAAGAATTCAAAAAGCAATTAATCTTTACTTTGCTTCAACATTAACAAGTGAGCAAATCCAAGAATTAACAAACGCTACAAAAGATAGACTTTTAATTAAAGATGCACGTCTTTGAAATAAATTCATTGAGCTTGCATATCAAAAATCAGATGAGAGCTTAACTGATTATTCTGCAAGATTAGATAGCTTCTTTACTGGAAACTTTACAGATAAAGAAGTTGAGGAAAAATGAGATACACAGCTTATCTTCTCATTTATTGCAACTCTTGAAAAAATCATTCGTGATGGTGCCTTTGTAGTTCCTTTAATGGAAGTTGATACAAACTGAGAAATTACAAGAGTAGGTGGAGTAAATTCATTATTTACATTCTCACTTCAATATGCATATGATTACACTAATCCTCCTAGACCAGGATTACCAAGAAAGAAAGGATAA